The following proteins come from a genomic window of Sesamum indicum cultivar Zhongzhi No. 13 linkage group LG10, S_indicum_v1.0, whole genome shotgun sequence:
- the LOC105172798 gene encoding dirigent protein 18-like, which yields MFNKSSAFILITILFAAINSATKTTALDPPAAASAATGEVPVLELYMHDILGGSSPTARPITGLLGNIYSGQVPFARPLGFLPPRDGVAIPNSNGAIPTINPNGIPLGTGLVGTAFAGINNNNGQNINTAQLGPDGLGLGFGTITVIDDYLTSAPELGSQQLGKAQGVYVASSADGSTQMMAFTAMMEGGEYGDSLNFFGVYKIGSTMSRLSVTGGTGKFKNACGFAEVRSLFPAGQHVMDGVETLLRITVHLTY from the exons ATGTTCAACAAATCATCAGCTTTCATTCTCATAACAATCCTATTTGCAGCCATCAATTCAGCAACCAAGACTACTGCACTTGACCCTCCAGCAGCAGCATCAGCAGCAACAGGAGAAGTACCGGTTCTCGAGCTATACATGCACGACATTCTAGGCGGCAGCAGCCCAACTGCGCGCCCCATCACTGGCTTATTAGGCAACATCTATAGCGGCCAAGTTCCCTTTGCTCGGCCTCTCGGCTTCCTACCCCCTAGAGACGGCGTCGCCATTCCCAACTCCAACGGCGCAATTCCGACCATAAATCCCAATGGCATCCCACTAGGCACTGGCCTGGTAGGCACAGCTTTTGCAG GGATAAACAACAACAACggtcaaaatattaacacCGCACAACTGGGGCCTGACGGCCTCGGCTTAGGTTTCGGGACAATCACAGTCATTGATGATTACTTGACCTCGGCTCCCGAGCTGGGGTCACAGCAACTAGGCAAGGCACAAGGGGTCTACGTGGCGAGCTCGGCCGATGGGTCCACGCAGATGATGGCGTTTACAGCCATGATGGAAGGAGGGGAGTATGGAGACAGCCTCAACTTCTTTGGAGTTTACAAGATTGGGAGCACCATGTCCAGGCTGTCGGTAACCGGCGGCACCGGCAAGTTCAAGAATGCTTGCGGGTTTGCAGAGGTACGATCACTGTTTCCGGCGGGTCAGCATGTTATGGATGGTGTTGAGACGCTGCTGAGGATCACTGTCCATCTTACTTACTGA